Genomic DNA from Microbacterium neungamense:
GCGTCGTTGACAATAGTGTGTGACGCACACTATAGTGACGAACATGGAAGAGGCGGATTTCGACGGACACCTGCAGGAGCTGCGGCGGGGCACGATCGTGCTGGCCAGCCTCCAGCTGCTGCGCGAGCCGGGGTACGGCTACGGGCTGCTGGAGCAGCTCAGCGCGGCGGGTTTCCCCACCGACGCGAACACGCTCTACCCGCTGCTGCGCCGGCTCGAGAAGCAGGGGTACCTCGACAGCGCCTGGAACACGGACGAGGCGAGACCCCGCAAGTTCTACCGCACCTCGGCGTCCGGAATCCGCCTCGCCGAGACCCTGACCCGGGAGCTTGCGGCCATCGCATCGGCATCCGCCGCGCTCGCCGAGACGACCCGCCGCCGGGGTGCCGACAACACCGGTGCCGACGCGATCGGCGCCGAGAAGACCCGCGCCGAGAAGGAGAAGTGATCATGCCCACGACCCTCACCGAGCGGTACATCGCCGCCACCATCCGCAGCCTGCCGCCGTCCGCCCAGGACGACGTGCGCGCCGAGCTCGAGGCGTCCATCGCCGACGCCGTGGAGGCGCGTGTGGAGCAGGGGGAGAGCCCCGCCGACGCCGAGCGCGCGGTGCTGAGCGGACTCGGCGACCCGGCCGTCCTCGCCGCCGGCTACGCCGACCGGCCGCTGCACCTCATCGGACCCCGGTACTACCTGGTGTGGTGGCGTCTGCTGAGGCTGCTGCTGTGGATCGTCACCCCGCTGGCGATGGGCGCCGTGCTGCTGGCGCGGCTGCTCACCGACGCCACCGCGGGGGAGGCCATCGCCGCCTCGGTGACGACCGGCATCGGCGTCATCGTGCACATCGCCTTCTGGACGACGCTGGTGTTCGTCCTCCTGGAACGCCGCGGCGCGGAGACGGGCGTCACGTGGGACATCGACCGGCTGCCGGAGCCGCCGCAGAACGCGAGCGGCCGGACGGACCTGATCGGCTCGCTGGTGTTCCTCGCCATCGCCGCCGGCGCGGTGCTGTGGGACGCGGTCCGCGGCTTCGTGCGCGTCGACGGCGAGGCGATGCCGATCCTCGACCCGGCGCTGTGGCCGTGGGGCGTGACGGCTCTGCTCGTGTTGCTCGTGGCGGAGGCCGCACTCGCGGTCCGCGTGTATCTCGCCGGTCGCTGGACGGTTCCGCTGGCCGTGGTCAACACGGTCCTGGCGGTCGCCTTCGCTGTCCCCGTGATGGTGCTGCTGCTGCAGGGCCGGATCGTGAACCCGGAGTTCGTCCGGTACCTCGTCGAGAGCGGTGCGGAGGATGCCGGAGCGTCCGCCGGCGGGATCGTCGCGACGGTCGCCGTCATCGTCGGCGTCGTGATCGTCGGCGGTGCGCTGTGGGACATCGTGGACGGGTGGCGGAAGGCGCTGTCCGCCCGGTCGCCGGCGCCGGCGGCTCCCCGCCGCGAGGCCGTGCCGAACTAGGCTGGACGCCGTGACCG
This window encodes:
- a CDS encoding permease prefix domain 1-containing protein, which encodes MPTTLTERYIAATIRSLPPSAQDDVRAELEASIADAVEARVEQGESPADAERAVLSGLGDPAVLAAGYADRPLHLIGPRYYLVWWRLLRLLLWIVTPLAMGAVLLARLLTDATAGEAIAASVTTGIGVIVHIAFWTTLVFVLLERRGAETGVTWDIDRLPEPPQNASGRTDLIGSLVFLAIAAGAVLWDAVRGFVRVDGEAMPILDPALWPWGVTALLVLLVAEAALAVRVYLAGRWTVPLAVVNTVLAVAFAVPVMVLLLQGRIVNPEFVRYLVESGAEDAGASAGGIVATVAVIVGVVIVGGALWDIVDGWRKALSARSPAPAAPRREAVPN
- a CDS encoding PadR family transcriptional regulator — encoded protein: MEEADFDGHLQELRRGTIVLASLQLLREPGYGYGLLEQLSAAGFPTDANTLYPLLRRLEKQGYLDSAWNTDEARPRKFYRTSASGIRLAETLTRELAAIASASAALAETTRRRGADNTGADAIGAEKTRAEKEK